DNA from Salinispora arenicola:
AGCTGCCCGAGTTGGTGGCGCGGATGCGCCGTGGCGAGACGGTGGACGTGGAACAGGAGGTGCCGGCCGTCGACTACGGTGCGGACGAGATCGGCCAGGTGGGGCGTGCCTTCACCGCGGTGCGTCGCACCGCCATCCGGGCCGCCGAGGGCGAGGTCAACCTACGCCGTGGCCTCAACGAGGTCTTCCTCAACATCGCGCGGCGTAGCCAGGGGCTCGTGTACCGGCAGCTTGCCATGCTCGATCGGATGGAGCGGCGCACCGAGGACCCGGACGAACTGGCCGAGCTCTTCCAGGTCGACCATCTCGCCACTCGGCTGCGGCGGCACGCGGAGGACCTGGTGATCCTGGCCGGTGCGGCTCCGAGTCGGGGCTGGCGCAACCCGGTCGCGATGGTTGACCTGATCCGGGGGGCGCTGTCCGAGGTCGAGGCGTACCGGCGGGTCGACATCGGTGGCGTGCAGTCGGCGGGTCTCGCCGGCCGAACTGTGGGCGACCTGATCCATCTGCTAGCTGAGCTGATCGAGAACGCCACCGGATTCTCGCCGCCAGACACCCGGGTTCACGTCACCGGGGTGCGAAAGGATGACGGCTACACCTTTGAGATCACTGACCGGGGCCTCGGCATGAGTACTGAGGCGTTGGCGGACGCCAACTCGTTACTGGACTCGTCGCCCGAGTTCGATCCGGCCCGGACTGACCGGCTCGGGCTGTTCGTGGTGGCCCGGCTGGCCGCACGGCACCGGGTACGGGTCCGGCTGCGCCGGTCCGAGGCGGCTGGGCTGACCGCCGTCGTCCACATTCCCGATGAGGTGGTCACCGAGGAGCCACCACCATCGGGTACGGACGCTCCAGACGGGGGCCAGCGCGGGGGGTCAGGTGCCGCTCGGCGGGAGGTACCACGCCGGCCGGCCACCGGGCCGGAGCAGTTGGTGCCTGCAGGTACCACGTCTGTCACGACCGTTGGTGAGCCGGCTACGACCGGCGCGGAAGCGGTGCAGGTCGAGGTGGCCGGCGAGATCGACGGGCTGCCGCGGCGGGTTCGCCGCCGGCCGTCCACTGATTCGCGGGGGCGGGCGGGCGGAGCGTCGGTGCCGCCGGTTGGTGCCGCTGGGGCGTCGCGGCAGCAGCGGGCGACCGGGCCGGACGAGGCCAGCGCCGACGGGCGGTCCGGTTCCACCAGCAGCAGCCCGGATGGGCTGATCGCAGCCGTCCCGGGGGCCACCGGGCCGGCTGTGGACGGGCCGACGATGCGGCAGCCAGCCCTGGGGGGTGGGGGCGATCGGCGGGCATCGTCGGCCGACCCGACGCCTCGCTCGCCGGAGGAGGCCCGCCGAGTCATGGCGGCGTTGCAGGCCGGCACGGCGAGGGGACGTCGTGTCGCCGCCACGCAAGTGCCGAAGTCCGAGTACGGTCCCGGCCTTCGGCCGAAGGAGCCGTCGGACGATCCCGAACCTCCGACCGGGACTGAGAGGGACACGTGATGCTGCAACCTACTAGGCAGAATGTCGATCTCGACTGGTTGCTCGACGAACTGGTAAAGCGGGTGCCACCCGCCCGGCATGCGGTGGTGCTCTCGGCCGACGGGCTGCTGCTGGGGGCGTCCGCCGGCCAGGAACGCGCTGACGCGGAGCACCTGTGTGCCCTCGCCTCCGGCCTCTCCAGCCTGGCTCGGGGTACGAGCCGGCATGTGACCGGCGGTGCGGTCCGGCAGACTGTTGTCGAGATGGAGTCGGCATTCCTGTTCGTGACGGCGGCTGCGCAGGGCACCTGCCTTGCCGTGGTCAGTGACGCGGATGCCGATATCGGACTGGTGGCGTACGAGATGGCGATGTTGGTGACCCGGGTGGGGGAGTCGTTGAGCATCCCGGCCCGGCCGACGGCGGGCGCGAGCGATGCGGGCTGAGGCGGGCATGCCGCACGAGTGGCTGGACGACGACGCTGGTCCGGTGGTGCGCCCCTACACTCTTACCGGCGGGCGCGTCCGGGCCACCGGTGGTTTCGACCTGGTTGCGTACGTGCTGGCCGACCGGGATGCCCAGCCGGCTGCGCATCACGACCTGCATCCCGAGCACCGACGGCTGGTGGCGCTGGCCGCCCGGCCGGTACCGGTGGCCGAGCTGGCGACCGGCCTCGACTTGGCGGTCGGTGTCGTCCGGGTGCTGCTCGGTGATCTGGTGGACCGGGGTCTGGTGACGGTTCACCAGCCTTCGGCCGCCCCTTATCTGCCCGATAACGACATCCTCAAGGCGGTAGTCAGTGGACTCCGTGCGCTCTGACCCCACGGGAAACGGCGCCCATATTCCGATCGCGCTCAAGATCCTTATCGCCGGAGGCTTCGGCGCCGGGAAGACGACGCTGGTCAGCGCGTTGAGTGAGGTTCGCCCGCTCCAGACAGAGGAGATGCTGACCGATGCCGGGGTCGGCACCGACGATCTTTCCGGGGTGGAGTCGAAGTCCACTACCACGGTGGCGATGGACTTCGGCCGGATCACCATCAACGATGATCTTTTGGTCTACCTGTTCGGCGCGCCTGGCCAGGACCGGTTCTGGTTCCTCTGGGACGAGTTGGCGTTCGGAGCGCTGGGCGCGGTGGTGCTTGCCGATACTCGGCGACTGGCTGACTGTTTTCCGTCCATCGGTTACTTCGAACAGCGGGGCATCCCGTTCGTGGTCGGTGTGAACTGCTTCGACGGGGCACGCCGGTTCAGCCTGGAGACTGTGCGCCAGGCGTTGGACCTGGACTTCGATGTGCCGTTGCTGCTGTGCGATGCCCGGGAACGGCAGTCCGGCAAGCAGGTGCTGATCGCGCTCGTCGAGCATGTGGCCCGACATCGCGGTGAGCCGGTGCCGGTGGCCTGAGCTGGGCCCCGTCGCCGGTCGGTGAGCCTGGCTGGCGTCGGAGTCCACGCCCGTTCCGCAACGGCTGCGCCGACGGTCCGGGTGTTCCAGCGGGCTGGGGGAACCTCTGGTTTGATCGGGGAGGAGTCGGCGCGAAGGGCGGATTCGGTGGCGGGTCAGGGTGCGATCGTCTATGTCGGTTGCTACACGGTGGGTGCCGGAGGCCACGGCGAGGGGATCGTTGCCGCCCGTCGCGACCTTGTCTCGGGTGCGCTCACCCCGCTCGGCGCGGCCGCGGCGACTCCGGCGCCGTCGTTCCTCGCCCGGCACCCGGAACTGCCGGTCCTGTACGCGGTCAACGAGGTGACCGACGGTGCCGTCAGCGCGTTCCGGGTCGCCTCGGATGGGGGCCTGACCGCGCTCGGCAGCCGACCCACGGGGGGCGCCGAGCCGTGCCACCTCGCGGTTGCCCCGAACGGCCGGCACCTTTTCGTGGCCAACTACGGTGGCGGGAGCGTGGCGGTGTTCCCGCTCGATGGGCAGGGGATGCCCGAGGAACGCACTGACCTGGTTCGGCATGAGGGCCACGGCCTGGATCCGGAGCGGCAGCAGACGGCGCACACCCACATGGTCGCCCCGGGCCGGGAGGGTTGGCCGCTGTTCGTGGTCGATCTCGGCACTGACTCGGTCTACCTGTACGAGTTCGACGCCGCGACGGGGCGGCTGGCGCCCCGGGCTTGCCGGGTGCCCACCGCCGCCGGTACCGGTCCACGGCATCTGGCCCGCCACCCGGACGGGCGGCGCTGCTGGCTCGTCGGTGAGCTGGACGGTTCTGTCGTCACCTACGAGTTCACCACCGAGGGTGCCCTGCGTCAGCGCGGTCGGGTGTCAGCCAGCGAGCGGCCGGGGCACGTACAGCCCTCGGAGATCGCGGTCGGGCCGGGCGGGCGGTTCCTCTACGTCGCGAACAGGGGTGTCGGCACGATCGCCGTCTTCGCGCTCGACGGCGAACTGCCGGTGCGGGTCGCCGAGGTTGACTCCGGCGGGGAGTGGCCCCGGCATTTCGCGCTGGTGGGCCCCAACCTGTACGTGGCGGACGAGCGGGCCGACCTGATCGCGGTGTTTCGGGTTGACCCGGTGACCGGTGTGCCCGTACCGGCCGCTGAGCCGGTTGCTGTCCCGAGCCCCACCTGTGTCCTGCCCTGGACGGGACACGACGACGCATCGTGAGTCAGGATGCACCCCGCGCGTCGGAAAAATAAGATCAAAGGTTTCTTCTGCGTAACTTAGTCCGAACGGACGTGGCAGTAGCTCGACAGCGTCCGAAGAATGGTCGCGTGTCTCCAGGCCGCCATCGCATCCGAACGAACGTCCGCGCTGCCGGAGCCGCGGCAGCGGCCGGCGTGCTCGCCGTCGCTGCTGGTGGCTACTTCGGCTACCGCCAGCTCGCCTCACCGGGCTGCTCCGGCCAGATCGAGTTGGCTGTCGCGGTCGCGTCCGAGCTGGCGCCGGCGGTCGACACCGCGGCGACCGAGTGGGAGAACGAGGGCGCAGTGGTCGGCGGCACCTGCATCGAGGTCAACGTCACGGCCTCCGACCCGGTCGAGGTAGCCGCCACCGTCGCGGCCAAGCATGGTGCCGTCCTGGCCGGGGTGGGCCAGGCCAGCGGCACCGCGATCAGCCCGGACGTCTGGGTGCCCGACTCGTCCGCGTGGCTGCTGCGGCTCAAGACCGGGGGCGCGACCGCGTTCGACCCGGGTAACAGGGCGTCCATCGCCTACAGCCCGGTGGTCGTGGGGGTGCCGGAGCCGATCGCCACCCAGCTTGGCTGGCCAGAGAGCAAGCTCACCTGGTCGGGGCTGGTCGGCCAGGTCAACAACTCCAAGCCGATCAAGGCTGGCACCGTGAATCCGACCCGGGATGCCGCCGGTCTCTCCGGGCTTCTCGCGTTGAGCGCTGCCGCCGGGGCCGGGGAGAACGGCCAGGCAGCCACCGTCGGCGCGTTGCGTGCGCTGTCGACCAACAGTGCGAACCTGCGTCAGGAACTGCTCGCGAAGTTCCCCACCTCCCCGGATTCCACATCGGTGGCCCGTGGTCTCGGTGCGGCGGCGTTGTCCGAGGAGGATGTGCTCTCGTACAACGCCAGGAAGCCGGCGGTGCCGTTGGTGCCGCTCTACCTGGAGCCGGCGGCGATGCCGTTGGACTATCCGTACGCGGTGCTGCCCGGGATCGAGCCAGCCAAGGCGTCCGCGGCGCAGATGCTGTTTGAGGTGCTCGCCACAGCCAGTTTCAAGGACCGGTTGGCGCCGCTGTCGCTGCGTGCGCCGGATGGCACCTGGGGCGCTGGTTTCGGCGCGCCCCAAGGGGCGCCGAGTCCGCAGGTCGGTGGGGCATCGACGGAGCCCGGCAGTGGCGACGCCGCGGGTGCCGTGGATCCGGTGGCGGTTGACCGGGCGGTCGCCAGCTGGTCGATTGCCACCCAGTCTGGCCGGATGCTCTGTGTCATCGATGTCTCCGGCTCGATGAAGGGTTCGGTGGCGGGCGCCGGCGGTGCCAGCCGTCAGCAGGTCACCCTGGATGCCGCGCGGCGAGGGCTCAGCCTGTTCGACGACAGCTGGCAGATCGGACTGTGGGAGTTCTCGACGAATCTCGGCAGCGGACGGGACTACCGGCGACTGGTCGAGATCGGCCCGTTGAGCAACCAGCGAAGCAGGCTTGAGCAGGCGTTGACCCAGATCCAGCCCACTCGGGGTGACACCGGCCTGTTTGACACGGTGCTCGCCGCCTACGAGGCGGTTCAGGAGGAATGGGATCCAGGCCAGGTCAACTCCATCGTGCTCTTCACCGACGGTAAGAACGACGACGACAACGGCATCAGCCAGCAGCAACTGCTCGCTGAACTGGAGCGGATCAAGGACGCGGAGCGGCCGGTGCAGGTGGTGCTGATCGGGATCGGCGCGGATGTCAGCAAGGCAGAGTTGGAGTCGATCACCAAGGTCACCGGTGGTGGTTCCTTCGTCACGGAGGATCCAACCAAGATCGGGGACATCTTCCTCAAGGCCATCGCGCTGCGGAAGCCGGGTGCCTGACTCGAGGCTCAGTGGGCGGGTTCGTCGTCGGGGCCGAGACCGATGCGGCGGGGCCGGGTTCGGTAGGGTGCTGATCGCGAATAGTGACGGCAATGTGTCGGTAATAATCTGCTCCCCCGATTCTCGGGGCAGGATGTCGTTGTTCCGGAGGGAACCGGGCGCCCCCTCGCCCCGGACCACCGGGCCGCTCCCGGCCACGACCACCGGGGCGATGCGAGGTGGGGAGGGTCGGTGAACTCGACGATGCTGTTGACCCCCGGCCGGTCAGCGGTGGTCAATGGCCTGTTCCGGCCGTGGACACGTGCTGCCGTGCGGTCCTACATCCAGACTCTGGTGGTGCTCGACAGCGCGGTGCTGATCGTCGCCGTCCTCGTCGCGTACGTCGCCCACTTCGGCGGCGGGCTTCCCCGCGGTGCCGAGATTCCGTACGCCGTGGCCGCCCCTGGCCTGGTGCTGGCGTGGCTTGTCTCGCTCAGGGCGCTACGGTGCTACGACGATCGGATCATCGGCTATGGCGCCGACGAGTATCGGCGGGTGAGTTCGGCCAGCCTGCGTCTCGCTGGTGCCGTGGTGATCGCCGGCTACGTCTTCGATGTCGAGGTGCCGAGGGGCTTTCTCGCCATCGCCTTCGCCGTCGGCACCGTCGGGCTCGAGTCGGCCCGGTTCACCGCCCGTAAGCGACTGCATCGGTCCCGGTCGCGGGGCGGCGGATGGTCACGGCGAGTCCTCGTGGTCGGCGACACCGCGCACGTCCTGGAGTTGGTAGACACGCTGCGGCGTGAGCCGTACGCGGGCTACCAGGTGGTCGGGGCGTGCATCCCGGACGCACTGCTTGCTCCGGTCCCACAGCAGCTGGGCGACGTGCCGGTGGTCGGTTCGTTCCGGAGTATCCCCGAAGCAGTTGCCACCATCGATGCTGACACCGTGGCGGTGACCGCCTCCGGGCAGCTGACCGCTACCCGGCTTCGCCGGCTCGGCTGGCAGCTGGAGGGAACCGGCGTTGACCTGGTGGTCGCGCCGGCACTGACCGACGTCGCGGGCCCCCGGATCCATACCCGTCCGGTGGCCGGACTGCCACTGATACATGTCGAGGCCCCTGAGTTCCGGGGCGTGGGCAAGCTGGTGAAAGGGCTGGTCGACCGGCTGGCCGCGCTGCTCGTACTGATGCCGCTGCTGGCGCTGATCGCGTTGGCGGTCACGGTCGACAGTCGGGGATCGGCGTTGTTCCGGCAGACCCGGGTCGGGCAGGGGGGCCGTGAGTTCGGCGTGTGGAAGTTCCGCACGATGGTGATCAACGCGGACGCCATGCTGGCGGAGCTGACCGCCCGCAACGAGACCGACGGCCTGATGTTCAAGCTGCGGGACGACCCCCGGGTGACCCGGATCGGTCGCGTGCTGCGCAAGTGGTCCCTGGACGAACTGCCCCAGCTCGTCAACGTCCTGTTCGGGCAGATGAGCCTGGTGGGCCCCCGCCCACCGCTGCCGTCGGAGGTCGCACGTTACGACGGCGACATCGCCCGGCGGCTGCTGGTCAAGCCCGGCATGACGGGTCTCTGGCAGGTCAGCGGTCGGTCTGACCTGAGCTGGGAGGATGGCCTCCGACTCGACCTCTACTACGTGGAGAACTGGTCCCTCACCGCCGACCTGACCATCTTGTGGAAGACTTTCGGGGCGGTGCTGAAGCGTCGTGGTGCCTACTAAAGCTTCCACGGCAGTGCCCCGACGCTGGTCCGCTGGCCATGGTGGTCCCCATGTCTGTGACCTGGCCTGCGGGGATAGTGGGTGTTCCCGGGGTTGATCTGGTATCAACCACTGAACATGGCGGACGACATCGGAGGCTGGCCATGGCGCCCCATCCCACCCCTGCCGACAAGTTCTCCTTCGGACTCTGGACGGTGGGCTGGCAGGCCCGGGATCCGTTCGGAGACGCCACCCGCCCGGAGTTGGACGCGGTCGAGGCGGTGCACCGGCTCGCCGAGTTGGGCGCATATGGCATCACCTTCCACGACGACGACCTGATTCCCTTTGGGGCGGACGCCGCCACCCGCGACGCCCGCCTGAGCCGGTTCCGCCGGGCCCTCGACGAGACCGGCCTGGTGGTGCCGATGGTCACCACCAACCTCTTCACCCATCCCGTGTTCAAGGACGGCGGCCTCACCAGTAACGACCGCGATGTCCGGCGGTACGCGTTACGCAAGGTGCTGCGCAACGTCGACCTTGCCGCGGAGCTGGGTGCGCGTACCTTCGTGATGTGGGGTGGACGCGAGGGCGCCGAGTACGACGTCGCCAAGGACGTCCGCGCCGCCCTCGACCGCTACCGCGAGGCGGTCGACCTGCTCTGCCAGTACACCGTGGACCAGGGGTACGACCTGCGTTTCGCGATCGAGCCCAAGCCCAACGAGCCCCGCGGCGACATCCTGCTGCCGACTGTCGGGCACGCACTCGCCTTCATCGCCACCCTGGCCCGCCCGGAGCTGGTCGGCCTGAATCCGGAGGTCGGCCACGAGCAGATGGCTGGGCTCAACGTCACCCACGGCATCGCCCAGGCGCTCTGGCAGGGCAAGCTGTTTCACCTCGACCTCAACGGGCAGCGGGGCATCAAGTACGACCAAGACCTGGTCTTCGGCCACGGTGATCTGCTCAACGCGTTCGCCCTGGTTGACCTGCTCGAGAACGGTGGCCCCGGCGGTGCGCCGGCGTACGACGGCCCCCGGCACTTCGACTACAAGCCGTCCCGCACCGAGGACAGCGCCGGGGTGTGGGTTTCGGCCGGGGCGAACATGCGTACCTATCTGTTACTCAAGGAACGGGCCGCGGCGTTCCGGGCGGACCCGGAGGTCATCGAGGCGCTGGCCGCGAGCCGGGTGGGCGAGCTGGCCACGCCGACGCTCGCCCCTGGCGAGAGCCACGCCGGGCTCCTCGCCGACCGCTCCGCCTTCGAGGAGTACGACGTGGGCGCCGCCGCGACACGTGGCTTCAACTTCGTCCGGCTCAACCAACTCGCCGTCGAGCATCTGCTCGGTGCCCGCTGAACGGAGACCGTGTTGCCGCTCGTCGCCGGTGTCGACTCGTCGACCCAATCCTGCAAGCTCGTCATCCGGGACGCGGACAGCGGTGCCCTGGTCCGCCAGGGCCGGGCGTCGCACCCGGACGGCACCGAGGTTGACCCCGCGGCATGGTGGGCCGCGTTGGGCGAAGCCGTGTCGGCCGCCGGCGGGCTTGCCGACGTCGTCGCGGTCTCGGTCGCCGGCCAGCAGCACGGCATG
Protein-coding regions in this window:
- a CDS encoding substrate-binding domain-containing protein, with product MSPGRHRIRTNVRAAGAAAAAGVLAVAAGGYFGYRQLASPGCSGQIELAVAVASELAPAVDTAATEWENEGAVVGGTCIEVNVTASDPVEVAATVAAKHGAVLAGVGQASGTAISPDVWVPDSSAWLLRLKTGGATAFDPGNRASIAYSPVVVGVPEPIATQLGWPESKLTWSGLVGQVNNSKPIKAGTVNPTRDAAGLSGLLALSAAAGAGENGQAATVGALRALSTNSANLRQELLAKFPTSPDSTSVARGLGAAALSEEDVLSYNARKPAVPLVPLYLEPAAMPLDYPYAVLPGIEPAKASAAQMLFEVLATASFKDRLAPLSLRAPDGTWGAGFGAPQGAPSPQVGGASTEPGSGDAAGAVDPVAVDRAVASWSIATQSGRMLCVIDVSGSMKGSVAGAGGASRQQVTLDAARRGLSLFDDSWQIGLWEFSTNLGSGRDYRRLVEIGPLSNQRSRLEQALTQIQPTRGDTGLFDTVLAAYEAVQEEWDPGQVNSIVLFTDGKNDDDNGISQQQLLAELERIKDAERPVQVVLIGIGADVSKAELESITKVTGGGSFVTEDPTKIGDIFLKAIALRKPGA
- the xylA gene encoding xylose isomerase: MAPHPTPADKFSFGLWTVGWQARDPFGDATRPELDAVEAVHRLAELGAYGITFHDDDLIPFGADAATRDARLSRFRRALDETGLVVPMVTTNLFTHPVFKDGGLTSNDRDVRRYALRKVLRNVDLAAELGARTFVMWGGREGAEYDVAKDVRAALDRYREAVDLLCQYTVDQGYDLRFAIEPKPNEPRGDILLPTVGHALAFIATLARPELVGLNPEVGHEQMAGLNVTHGIAQALWQGKLFHLDLNGQRGIKYDQDLVFGHGDLLNAFALVDLLENGGPGGAPAYDGPRHFDYKPSRTEDSAGVWVSAGANMRTYLLLKERAAAFRADPEVIEALAASRVGELATPTLAPGESHAGLLADRSAFEEYDVGAAATRGFNFVRLNQLAVEHLLGAR
- a CDS encoding roadblock/LC7 domain-containing protein — its product is MMLQPTRQNVDLDWLLDELVKRVPPARHAVVLSADGLLLGASAGQERADAEHLCALASGLSSLARGTSRHVTGGAVRQTVVEMESAFLFVTAAAQGTCLAVVSDADADIGLVAYEMAMLVTRVGESLSIPARPTAGASDAG
- a CDS encoding DUF742 domain-containing protein — its product is MRAEAGMPHEWLDDDAGPVVRPYTLTGGRVRATGGFDLVAYVLADRDAQPAAHHDLHPEHRRLVALAARPVPVAELATGLDLAVGVVRVLLGDLVDRGLVTVHQPSAAPYLPDNDILKAVVSGLRAL
- a CDS encoding lactonase family protein gives rise to the protein MAGQGAIVYVGCYTVGAGGHGEGIVAARRDLVSGALTPLGAAAATPAPSFLARHPELPVLYAVNEVTDGAVSAFRVASDGGLTALGSRPTGGAEPCHLAVAPNGRHLFVANYGGGSVAVFPLDGQGMPEERTDLVRHEGHGLDPERQQTAHTHMVAPGREGWPLFVVDLGTDSVYLYEFDAATGRLAPRACRVPTAAGTGPRHLARHPDGRRCWLVGELDGSVVTYEFTTEGALRQRGRVSASERPGHVQPSEIAVGPGGRFLYVANRGVGTIAVFALDGELPVRVAEVDSGGEWPRHFALVGPNLYVADERADLIAVFRVDPVTGVPVPAAEPVAVPSPTCVLPWTGHDDAS
- a CDS encoding GTP-binding protein; this translates as MDSVRSDPTGNGAHIPIALKILIAGGFGAGKTTLVSALSEVRPLQTEEMLTDAGVGTDDLSGVESKSTTTVAMDFGRITINDDLLVYLFGAPGQDRFWFLWDELAFGALGAVVLADTRRLADCFPSIGYFEQRGIPFVVGVNCFDGARRFSLETVRQALDLDFDVPLLLCDARERQSGKQVLIALVEHVARHRGEPVPVA
- a CDS encoding sugar transferase; protein product: MNSTMLLTPGRSAVVNGLFRPWTRAAVRSYIQTLVVLDSAVLIVAVLVAYVAHFGGGLPRGAEIPYAVAAPGLVLAWLVSLRALRCYDDRIIGYGADEYRRVSSASLRLAGAVVIAGYVFDVEVPRGFLAIAFAVGTVGLESARFTARKRLHRSRSRGGGWSRRVLVVGDTAHVLELVDTLRREPYAGYQVVGACIPDALLAPVPQQLGDVPVVGSFRSIPEAVATIDADTVAVTASGQLTATRLRRLGWQLEGTGVDLVVAPALTDVAGPRIHTRPVAGLPLIHVEAPEFRGVGKLVKGLVDRLAALLVLMPLLALIALAVTVDSRGSALFRQTRVGQGGREFGVWKFRTMVINADAMLAELTARNETDGLMFKLRDDPRVTRIGRVLRKWSLDELPQLVNVLFGQMSLVGPRPPLPSEVARYDGDIARRLLVKPGMTGLWQVSGRSDLSWEDGLRLDLYYVENWSLTADLTILWKTFGAVLKRRGAY
- a CDS encoding sensor histidine kinase, producing the protein MNTRDWPIRSKLTALVVAPVTALLALWIFATALTFGPAQGLLSAHTLLNDFGKPGEAVVAELQRERRLSVVYLAAEPAQADLVVQRRRTDEAIAELRRRISGDDLRDAASDLLDARLDRLDAALEALPDGRGQIDRREADRTDAVDLYSAMISSAFHAFAGMAALPDPELNRQALAVTAIGRSRELLGQTDAVLAGAFVSGSFAEGEHRQLVRTIVNQRFLAETAVTDLPATERAAYQRLTEQVEFRRLVQIQDLLIATVGDRPPIAADDWRADYNAVQQAMRDYELDQADGLADRSKPTAVRILVLLASAGLLGLIAVVVSVLVAVRVGRTLAGRLARLRTVLERSEQQLPELVARMRRGETVDVEQEVPAVDYGADEIGQVGRAFTAVRRTAIRAAEGEVNLRRGLNEVFLNIARRSQGLVYRQLAMLDRMERRTEDPDELAELFQVDHLATRLRRHAEDLVILAGAAPSRGWRNPVAMVDLIRGALSEVEAYRRVDIGGVQSAGLAGRTVGDLIHLLAELIENATGFSPPDTRVHVTGVRKDDGYTFEITDRGLGMSTEALADANSLLDSSPEFDPARTDRLGLFVVARLAARHRVRVRLRRSEAAGLTAVVHIPDEVVTEEPPPSGTDAPDGGQRGGSGAARREVPRRPATGPEQLVPAGTTSVTTVGEPATTGAEAVQVEVAGEIDGLPRRVRRRPSTDSRGRAGGASVPPVGAAGASRQQRATGPDEASADGRSGSTSSSPDGLIAAVPGATGPAVDGPTMRQPALGGGGDRRASSADPTPRSPEEARRVMAALQAGTARGRRVAATQVPKSEYGPGLRPKEPSDDPEPPTGTERDT